The Siansivirga zeaxanthinifaciens CC-SAMT-1 region TAAGCAAAGACGAACGCTTTTTATATGGCTCAAACCGTGGCGAAAACAGCATTGCGGTATTTGAAAGAAACACAGAAACTGGCGAAATAACTAAAATGCAAAACATGTCTACTCATGGCGATTGGCCTAGAAACTTTAGCCTAGATCCTACAGGTAATTTTTTACTTGTAGCCAACAAAAAGAGCAATAATATTAGTGTTTTTAAAGTGGATACGAATACTGGTAAGCTTAGCTTTTTAAAAGATTACAAAGCACCGACTCCAGTTTGTTTACTCTTTTAAAAACAAACTGATTACCAACACATTAAAAAATATAATAAAATAATATTAATTAAAGAAAATATAGTATCTTTGCGCCCTCATTAATAACCGAGGTCGAGAACCTCAATTAATTAATTATTATGCCAGTAAAAATTAGATTACAAAGACATGGTAAAAAAGGGAAACCTTTTTACTGGATCGTAGCAGCAGATGCTCGTTCAAAAAGAGATGGTAAATACCTTGAAAAATTAGGAACTTACAATCCAAACACTAACCCAGCAAGTATAGATTTAAATGTTGATGGTGCTGTAACTTGGTTACAAAATGGTGCGCAGCCAACAGACACTGCTAAAGCTATTTTATCTTACAAAGGTGCTTTACTTAAAAACCATTTAGCTGGTGGAGTAAGAAAAGGTGCTTTAACAGAAGAACAAGCTGAAGCAAAATTCCAAGCTTGGGTTGATGAAAAAGCAAACAAAGTAAGTGGAAAAATTGATGGTTTAGCAAAAGCGCAAGCTGAAGCTAAAGCAAAAGCTTTAGAAGCTGAAAAAGCTGCTAACGAAGCTCGTATCGCTGCAGCAACTCCGGTTGTTGAAGAAGAAGCTCCTGCCGCTGAAGCAGAAGCATCAAACGAAGAAGAATAAAAAACAAAATTTTTTATACTTTTAAACTCCGATATTTTATCGGAGTTTTTTATGCAAATTATTTTGTAACTCAATTATTGGATTTTCAATTTCGAAAATCAAAATATGGCTTTAAATGAAAAAAGACGATTGCTTTTATTTAGGAAAAATTGTAAAAAAGTACAGTTTTAAAGGTGAATTATTAATAAAATTAGACACCGACCAACCCGAACTTTACGAAGAATTAGATGCCCTTTTTCTTGACATCAATAACAATTTAATACCTTATTTTATTGAAAGTTCTCAGCTACACAAATCTAATTTACTTCGTGTACAATTTGAAGACGTAGAAACCGAAGCCGATGCCGAAGCTTTAATAAAAACAGAGGTTTTCTTGCCTCTGGAATTTTTACCAAAATTAGAAGGTAACAAGTTTTATTTCCATGAAATTATTGGTTTTAAAATGATGGATGAAAATTATGGCATTGTTGGAGAAATTACTGGGGTAAACGATTCTACATCGCAATCACTTTTTGAAGTTGAAAACCAAGGAAGAGAAATTCTAATCCCAATGAATGATGAATTTATTGTGAGAGTAGAGCGTGACACAAAAACAATAGTTGTAAACACCCCCGAAGGTTTAATTGACTTGTATTTATAATAAGACAAACAAAAAAGGCTAATCAAAAATGATTAGCCTTTTTTTAACTTAATAATTTTATTTAAGCAACAAACATTTCTTCTCGTTTTAAAACATTCAGTTTTACCTGAATATGATCTCTTTGCTTTATTAAAATTTTACATAAACTTAAGGGCAAATTTCTTTCCATTAATACCCCGTTATAATTATTTATACTTGCTTCTTTTATGGCACAAACTTCGCTTAACAATTGGTCTTCAGCCTGTAACTTAATTAAGTTTTTAAAGTTCATTCTTTTAAGATAAAAAGCTCTACCAAAGGCTAATGATTCTTTTTGATTTCCGCCAAGCTTCCCAATTTCTTTTTTTAATTCTTCACCAAATTCGTTTCTTTCTAGGGCTTGACCTTTAAAAAAAGAACGGAAATTACTATCTTTTACTAATTCAAAAGCCTCATTATACAATTTTTCAACTTCGTGATTTAGTAACAACAAATTATAAAGTTTTTCTAAGACTTTTTCTGAATATTTCATACCAATTATTTTAGATTAGCAATTTTTAAATTTCTGTTTAAAAACACCTTTCAACTACTACTTTTCGAAGTATAATATTACAAATTTTTTAAACAACTTTTATATTATTAACACTGTTTAATACATTTTATTATATTTTAACAGCAATTAACTACAAAATTATTAATTTTTTAACAAACTAAAATGACAAGTAAACCTTTCATTTTCAAAGAGTTTCAAATACACCAAGACCAATGCGCCATGAAAATTGGCACCGATGCCGTTATTTTAGGCGCCTGGACAACTATCGATGAACAACCATTTTCAATTTTAGATATAGGAGCAGGCACTGGTATTTTGGCATTAATGTTAGCGCAAAGAAGCACTGCCGAAATAATTGATGCCCTAGAAATTGACGATGCCGCCTACGAACAATGTGTCGATAATTTTGAACAATCTCCTTGGGGAGATCGTTTATTTTGTTATCATGCTTCTTTAGAAGAATTTGTCGAAGAAATTGAAGACCAATACGATTTAATAATTTGTAATCCGCCGTTTTATACCGAAGATTATAAAACAGAAAACGAACAAAGAGATTTAGCCCGTTTTAGTGATGCGATGCCTTTTAATCATTTGTTAGAAAGTGTTTCAAAATTACTTTCGGAAGCGGGTGTTTTTTCGGTGATTATCCCTTTTAAAGAAACAGCAGAATTTATTCAATTAGCATCACATTATAAACTGTTTCCAGAAAAAATACTTCATATACAAGGCCATGAAAATTCAGAAATAAAACGTAGCGCTATAAGCTTATCTTTCCGCGAAAGCGATACCAAATTTGAAAAATTAATTATTGAAACACAACGACACAAATACACCGAAGACTATATTAATTTGACGAAAGATTTCTATTTGAAAATGTAATAAGCAAGTATTATTTAATTAAATTTGAGCTAATAAAATATTGATTTCTCATAAAAGCATAGATATTTCTAATTATTTTATTTTAAATTTCTACAAAACATCAAAATAATGAAGCCAGATTTATTTGAAGCACCAGATTATTACAACTTAGACGAATTACTCACGGAAGAGCATAAATTGGTTCGTGATGCTGCCAGAACGTGGGTAAAACGTGAGGTCTCCCCTATTATTGAAGACTATGCCCAAAAAGCCGAATTTCCAACGCAAATAATAAAAGGTTTGGCAGACATTGGTGCGTTTGGCCCTTATATTCCTGTTGAGTATGGCGGTGCTGGATTGGATCAAATATCGTATGGCTTAATTATGCAAGAAATTGAACGTGGCGATTCTGGTGTGCGCTCTACAGCTTCGGTACAATCGTCGCTCGTAATATATCCCATCTGGAAATATGGTAACGAGGCACAACGACAAAAATACTTGCCCAAATTGGCCAGTGGCGAATGGATGGGCTGTTTCGGTTTAACAGAACCCGACCACGGAAGTAATCCTGGTGGCATGACAACCCATTTTAAAGACATGGGAGATTATTATCTTTTAAATGGTGCTAAAATGTGGATTAGCAATGCGCCCTTTGCACAAGTTGCTGTCGTTTGGGCTAAAGATGAAACCGAACGCATTCACGGACTCATTGTAGAGCGCGGTATGGAAGGTTTCTCAACTCCAGAAACGCACAATAAATGGTCTTTAAGAGCATCGGCTACTGGGGAGCTTATTTTTGATAATGTTAAAGTGCCAAAAGAAAATTTATTACCAAATAAATCGGGTTTAGGGGCGCCATTGGGTTGCTTAGATTCTGCACGTTACGGCATCGCTTGGGGCGCTGTTGGTGCTGCTATGGATTGTTACGATACGGCACTGCGCTACAGTAAAGAGCGTATGCAATTTGAAAAACCTATTGGTCAATTTCAACTACAACAAAAAAAGTTAGCCGAAATGATTACAGAAATTACCAAGGCGCAACTTTTAACCTGGCGTTTAGGTGTTTTAAAAAATGAAAACAAAGCCAGTTCTGCACAAATATCTATGGCAAAACGAAATAATGTAAATATGGCCATACAAATTGCGCGCGAGGCTCGACAAATGCTAGGTGGCATGGGCATTACGGGAGAATACAGCATTATGAGACACATGATGAATTTAGAAAGTGTGATTACCTACGAAGGTACGCACGACATTCATTTACTTATAACAGGTTTAGATATTACAGGCTTTAATGCTTTTAAATAAGAAGTAAAAAACGCGATTAAATTATTCGTAAGACGTTTTAAAACGAAACGTATTTTTACACTATTTTTAGCTAAATTTACTTTATGTTTTCAAGTAAAAAGAGATTCGATAACGCCTATAAAAACGCTAAGATCATTCATTTTAATGACACTAGTAAGTTTATATTATTTAGCGATTGTCACAGAGGCGATAATAGTTTTGCCGATGATTTTGCGAATAACCGCAACATATATTTTCACGCATTAAAACATTATTACAACGAAGGCTTTCAATATTGTGAAGTTGGTGATGGTGATGAACTTTGGGAAAACCTATCGTTTCAACCCATTTTTGAAGCGCATAAGAATGTATACATGCTTATGAAACAATTTCATGAACAGGAACGTTTACACATGATTTGGGGAAACCACGATATGGTTTATAGAAATCCGGATTATGTTGAAAAAAACCTTTCGACTTACTTCGATGAAAAATTAGGTGAAGATGTGGAATTGTTTTGCAATTTAAAATACCATGAAGGTATTATATTAAAACATACAGAAACCAAGCAGGAACTTTTTTTAACCCATGGACACCAAGCAGATTGGTGGAATTACACCTTCTGGAAATGGAGTCGGTTTTTAGTAAGAATTCTTTGGAAACCACTTAATGTTATGGGTATTTCAGACCCAACAACCCCAGCAAAAAACTATAAAGAACTTATAAAAGTTGAACGCAGAACAAAAAAATGGATTGCCGAAAACAACAATTTAATAACCATTGTGGGACATACCCATCGTCCGCGTTTTCCAGAACCTGGTGATATTGCATTTTTTAACGATGGAAGTTGTGTACACCCAAGAAGTATTACTGGGATTGAAATTGAAAACGGTGCAATTACTTTAATAAAATGGCTCATTGAAACTACCGATGATGGTATCCTTAAAATTGTAAGAGTCGTTTTAGAAGGTCCTAGAACCTTATTAAGTTATAAAACTAACTAAAAAACAAAGGCAAGCCTTTTGAAGAGCTTGCCTTTGTTTTGTATAATTATAAAAAGAGTTTAACTCTCTGGTGCTAATTCAACTTCTAACCCATTCATTTCTGGAGTCATTTGAATTTGACAACCCAAACGGCTGTTTTCCTTTACATTAAAAGCTTCAGAAAGCATAGCCTCTTCATCATCTGACATTTCAGGTAATTCGGTCTCACTTAAAACATAACATTGGCATGATGCACACATAGCCATTCCGCCACAAACACCAATAGTACCTTCTGGTGCTAATTCGTAGGAACGAACCACTTCCATTAAGTTCATTGCCATATCTGTTGGTGCTAAAACCTCGTGTGAAACACCATCTCTATCTATTATATTAATTTTAATATCCATTATTGTACTCTAATAAAATTAGGCGTTTGTGCCCTATTGCTTTGTTTTTATGCCTAAAAATATCGGCAAAAATACTACTAAATTTATAATTTGCAAATTAAACCCTATAATTCTTATAGACTTAATAGGTTTTATGTATTCTAGATAGTTTTATTTTTCAGATTGAAATTATAATTAGTAGCTACTAAGTTATTTATAGCTACTAATTATAACATCGAAAGCATTCGTAAATGAAAAAATTATTTGCTTAATTGTAAATGAAATTAAACTGAAATATTTACTACGCGCTCAATCTTAGGCACATACTTTTTAATAGTCATTTCCACGCCAGATTTAAGTGTCATTTGATTAACGCTGCAGCCAACGCAAGCACCTTGTAGCTGTACTTTTACCAAAGTATCATTATCTTCAATAGATAATAATGAAATATCGCCTCCATCACTTTGTAAAAAAGGACGAATTTCATCTAAGGCTTTTTCAACATTTATTCTAACTTCTTCTGAGGTCATTTATTTATTTTTAACAGATGAACAACCTGCCATAGTTGTAATTTTAATAGCTTCGGTTGGAGGTAAATTCGTGTTTCTTTTCACTACTTCTTCAACCACGCGTTTGGTTATCGCTTCAAAAGCTTGTTCGGTAGCAGTAGCGGTTTGTAAGGCTGCTGGTCTTCCTACATCACCAGCTTCACGTATACTTTGTACTAAAGGCACTTCGCCTAAAAAAGGCACTTGTAAATCTTCTACCAAATTCATGGCGCCCTCTTTGCCGAAGATATAATATTTATTATTTGGAAGTTCATCTGGAGTAAAGTAGGCCATGTTTTCAATAATTCCTAAAACAGGCACATCGATACTTTCTTGCTGAAACATGGCTACACCCTTTTTAGCATCGGCTAAGGCTACATTTTGAGGTGTACTAACAACAACAGCACCCGTAATTGGTAAAGACTGCATGATACTTAAGTGAATATCGCCTGTTCCTGGTGGTAAATCAATTAGCATAAAATCTAATTCCCCCCAGTGGGCATCAAAAATCATTTGATTTAGAGCTTTTGCCGCCATGGGTCCTCTCCAAACAACCGCTTGGTTTGGTTGTGTAAAAAAGCCAATAGATAATACTTTTATTCCGTAATTCTCGACAGGTTTCATTTTCGATTTTCCATCGATAGTAACCGCTAAAGGACGTTCGGTTTCTACATCGAACATAATAGGCATCGAAGGTCCGTAAATATCGGCATCTAAAACACCAACTTTAAAACCCATCTTAGTTAATGTAACTGCTAAATTAGCTGTTACTGTAGATTTTCCAACACCACCTTTACCAGAGGCTACAGCAACAATATTCTGTATTCCTGGAATGGGATTGCCTTTAATTACATTCGCTTTAGGTTTTTCCGGCGCATCAACTTTTACATTCACTTTAATCTTTGCTTTTTCATAAACCAGATCGTGAATGGTCTTTAAAATTTCTACTTCAGTACGTTTTTTTGCTTGTAAACTTGGATTTGTAATGGTAATATCTACAACAACTTCATCTCCAAAAGTGACCACATTAGTTATAGCACCACTTTCTACCATATTCTTTCCTTCACCAGGTACCGTAATGGTTTCCAACGCTTTAAGAATGTCTTTTTTATTTAGCTTCATGCTTTATTTAGATTAATTCTAGGGATGTAAATATACTGCTAATTGTTTAGAATTTAAAGGCCTTTTATTGAAATGATTGATGGTTATATTACGTTTTTTTATAATTTAAACTTAGACCTGCAATCGATGAAAAAAAATCAATAAAATAAAAGATTTACAAGGCTTTAGATGGATCCCAAAACAAATTTTCGAAGTTTTGAATTTGATTGTTTTCAACGCGTATTCCTTCGTTTTCTAAAAGTTGCTGCATAAGATTCGTGCCTTCAAAATGATGCTTACCCGTTAACAACCCTTTTCTATTTACCACACGATGTGCTGGCACCTGTTTATCGTGAGAATTATTCATTGCGTAACCTACCATACGCGCACTTCTTACAGCACCTAAATAGTTTGCAATGGCTCCATAGGTTGTAACTCTGCCATAAGGCACCAAACGAACCACCTCATATACGCTCTCGAAAAAACTAAGCGTTTGCTCCTTCATTTTTATAAATCTTTAATAATGTTTATTAAGGT contains the following coding sequences:
- the rimM gene encoding ribosome maturation factor RimM (Essential for efficient processing of 16S rRNA), which produces MKKDDCFYLGKIVKKYSFKGELLIKLDTDQPELYEELDALFLDINNNLIPYFIESSQLHKSNLLRVQFEDVETEADAEALIKTEVFLPLEFLPKLEGNKFYFHEIIGFKMMDENYGIVGEITGVNDSTSQSLFEVENQGREILIPMNDEFIVRVERDTKTIVVNTPEGLIDLYL
- a CDS encoding Mrp/NBP35 family ATP-binding protein, with amino-acid sequence MKLNKKDILKALETITVPGEGKNMVESGAITNVVTFGDEVVVDITITNPSLQAKKRTEVEILKTIHDLVYEKAKIKVNVKVDAPEKPKANVIKGNPIPGIQNIVAVASGKGGVGKSTVTANLAVTLTKMGFKVGVLDADIYGPSMPIMFDVETERPLAVTIDGKSKMKPVENYGIKVLSIGFFTQPNQAVVWRGPMAAKALNQMIFDAHWGELDFMLIDLPPGTGDIHLSIMQSLPITGAVVVSTPQNVALADAKKGVAMFQQESIDVPVLGIIENMAYFTPDELPNNKYYIFGKEGAMNLVEDLQVPFLGEVPLVQSIREAGDVGRPAALQTATATEQAFEAITKRVVEEVVKRNTNLPPTEAIKITTMAGCSSVKNK
- a CDS encoding MGMT family protein yields the protein MKEQTLSFFESVYEVVRLVPYGRVTTYGAIANYLGAVRSARMVGYAMNNSHDKQVPAHRVVNRKGLLTGKHHFEGTNLMQQLLENEGIRVENNQIQNFENLFWDPSKAL
- a CDS encoding NifU family protein, translated to MTSEEVRINVEKALDEIRPFLQSDGGDISLLSIEDNDTLVKVQLQGACVGCSVNQMTLKSGVEMTIKKYVPKIERVVNISV
- a CDS encoding 30S ribosomal protein S16 — encoded protein: MPVKIRLQRHGKKGKPFYWIVAADARSKRDGKYLEKLGTYNPNTNPASIDLNVDGAVTWLQNGAQPTDTAKAILSYKGALLKNHLAGGVRKGALTEEQAEAKFQAWVDEKANKVSGKIDGLAKAQAEAKAKALEAEKAANEARIAAATPVVEEEAPAAEAEASNEEE
- a CDS encoding 2Fe-2S iron-sulfur cluster-binding family protein, producing MMDIKINIIDRDGVSHEVLAPTDMAMNLMEVVRSYELAPEGTIGVCGGMAMCASCQCYVLSETELPEMSDDEEAMLSEAFNVKENSRLGCQIQMTPEMNGLEVELAPES
- a CDS encoding DUF2383 domain-containing protein; the protein is MKYSEKVLEKLYNLLLLNHEVEKLYNEAFELVKDSNFRSFFKGQALERNEFGEELKKEIGKLGGNQKESLAFGRAFYLKRMNFKNLIKLQAEDQLLSEVCAIKEASINNYNGVLMERNLPLSLCKILIKQRDHIQVKLNVLKREEMFVA
- a CDS encoding tRNA1(Val) (adenine(37)-N6)-methyltransferase, whose translation is MTSKPFIFKEFQIHQDQCAMKIGTDAVILGAWTTIDEQPFSILDIGAGTGILALMLAQRSTAEIIDALEIDDAAYEQCVDNFEQSPWGDRLFCYHASLEEFVEEIEDQYDLIICNPPFYTEDYKTENEQRDLARFSDAMPFNHLLESVSKLLSEAGVFSVIIPFKETAEFIQLASHYKLFPEKILHIQGHENSEIKRSAISLSFRESDTKFEKLIIETQRHKYTEDYINLTKDFYLKM
- a CDS encoding acyl-CoA dehydrogenase family protein — encoded protein: MKPDLFEAPDYYNLDELLTEEHKLVRDAARTWVKREVSPIIEDYAQKAEFPTQIIKGLADIGAFGPYIPVEYGGAGLDQISYGLIMQEIERGDSGVRSTASVQSSLVIYPIWKYGNEAQRQKYLPKLASGEWMGCFGLTEPDHGSNPGGMTTHFKDMGDYYLLNGAKMWISNAPFAQVAVVWAKDETERIHGLIVERGMEGFSTPETHNKWSLRASATGELIFDNVKVPKENLLPNKSGLGAPLGCLDSARYGIAWGAVGAAMDCYDTALRYSKERMQFEKPIGQFQLQQKKLAEMITEITKAQLLTWRLGVLKNENKASSAQISMAKRNNVNMAIQIAREARQMLGGMGITGEYSIMRHMMNLESVITYEGTHDIHLLITGLDITGFNAFK
- a CDS encoding metallophosphoesterase family protein; translated protein: MFSSKKRFDNAYKNAKIIHFNDTSKFILFSDCHRGDNSFADDFANNRNIYFHALKHYYNEGFQYCEVGDGDELWENLSFQPIFEAHKNVYMLMKQFHEQERLHMIWGNHDMVYRNPDYVEKNLSTYFDEKLGEDVELFCNLKYHEGIILKHTETKQELFLTHGHQADWWNYTFWKWSRFLVRILWKPLNVMGISDPTTPAKNYKELIKVERRTKKWIAENNNLITIVGHTHRPRFPEPGDIAFFNDGSCVHPRSITGIEIENGAITLIKWLIETTDDGILKIVRVVLEGPRTLLSYKTN